One Panicum virgatum strain AP13 chromosome 3N, P.virgatum_v5, whole genome shotgun sequence DNA segment encodes these proteins:
- the LOC120667858 gene encoding FACT complex subunit SPT16-like, which yields MPVCKAVGIDIVLHNIEKAGNGSLSMDQILNSVCAQHESNSFVIGHIAREKPEGKVLEEWYQKLHGSRLKLYDVSCGISELLSVKDASEIMYVKKAAYLTASVMKKYVVPKLENIVMDEKKVPHSKLMDLTEKTILSPTKINVKLKAGNVDICYPPIFQSGGKYDLRPGALSNDDDLHYDSGSLIVCAMGAKYSGYCSNVARTFLIDCSMEKCNAHKVLLKAHDAAIAALAPGGKARMSYQAAVDVVRREAPDLLPFLTKSGGTGIGIEFRETWLSLNEKNDLTLREGMERTEVLTAFVSKDEDDAFYSFDEEKIGSPSSKPAPKTERMARLNVKPVLNEDMMLSLKDNLRSSSRTPKEDLRRQLQSEILRKKTNKTAMRSDGTNHNLLEGHGQFRAMGELVAYKSASDFPRVDRLEIQVDKQNEAILLPIYGFMVPFHVCTVKKAEIRGDSKRSVYVSITFNVPNTVSSLKDSGLQANIRFLFLKAVTFFSRDRRHAEEVVQ from the exons ATGCCTGTTTGTAAGGCAGTTGGTATTGATATTGTGCTGCATAATATAGAAAAGGCTGGCAATGGCTCTCTCTCAATGGATCAGATCTTAAATTCAGTATGTGCACAACATGAATCCAATAGTTTTGTTATTGGGCACATAGCAAGAGAGAAGCCTGAAGGCAAGGTTCTTGAAGAATGGTATCAAAAGCTGCATGGATCTAGGTTAAAGCTTTATGATGTTTCTTGTGGCATATCTGAGCTTCTTTCTGTGAAAGATGCCTCTGAGATTATGTATGTGAAAAAGGCTGCATATTTAACTGCTTCAGTCATGAAGAAGTATGTAGTTCCAAAGTTGGAGAATATTGTCATGGACGAAAAGAAGGTTCCACATTCTAAGCTGATGGATCTGACAGAGAAAACAATACTTTCCCCGACAAAGATAAATGTGAAGCTCAAGGCTGGAAATGTGGACATTTGTTACCCTCCTATTTTCCAAAGTGGAGGCAAGTACGACCTTAGGCCTGGTGCTTTAAGCAATGATGATGATCTGCATTATGATTCTGGAAGCCTTATTGTGTGTGCGATGGGGGCTAAGTACAGTGGTTACTGCTCCAATGTCGCAAGAACCTTCCTGATTGATTGTTCTATGGAAAAATGCAATGCGCACAAGGTCCTCCTCAAGGCGCATGATGCTGCTATTGCTGCTTTGGCACCTGGTGGCAAGGCAAGAATGAGTTACCAAGCTGCagttgatgtggtcagaagggAAGCTCCTGATCTTCTCCCCTTTCTTACCAAGTCAGGTGGAACAGGAATTGGCATTGAGTTCCGTGAAACTTGGCTCTCCTTGAATGAGAAAAATGATCTGACACTGAGGGAAGGTATG GAAAGGACAGAAGTATTGACAGCTTTTGTCTCCAAAGACGAGGATGATGCCTTCTACTCATTTGATGAGGAAAAGATAGGATCACCTTCTTCCAAACCAGCACCAAAAACAGAGCGAATGGCCCGGCTGAATGTGAAGCCAGTGCTAAACGAAGATATGATGCTCTCGCTGAAAGACAATTTGCGATCAAGTAGCCGGACGCCCAAGGAGGATCTTAGGCGACAACTTCAGTCAGAAATTTTACGCAAGAAAACTAATAAGACAGCAATGAGAAGTGATGGTACCAACCATAATCTGTTGGAGGGACATGGCCAGTTCAGAGCTATGGGTGAACTAGTTGCATACAAGAGTGCAAGTGACTTTCCCCGTGTTGATCGGCTGGAGATACAGGTGGACAAGCAGAATGAGGCTATCCTATTACCAATATATGGATTTATGGTCCCCTTCCATGTGTGTACTGTGAAAAAAGCAGAAATTCGTGGGGACAGTAAGAGAAGTGTTTATGTTTCCATTACATTTAATGTCCCAAACACTGTTTCCAGTCTCAAAGATTCAGGCTTGCAGGCAAATATAAGGTTTCTTTTCTTGAAAGCAGTCACCTTCTTTTCAAGGGACAGAAGGCATGCTGAAGAGGTGGTTCAATGA